In Theobroma cacao cultivar B97-61/B2 unplaced genomic scaffold, Criollo_cocoa_genome_V2, whole genome shotgun sequence, the DNA window GGATATTCTGGAGGTCTCGGACGCTAGTAGCGACCGAGGAAGGGTCATTACAATTGGGCTCATCCAAAGACTTGGACAATTGGGATTAGCAATGGATCATGAGATAAGTATAGACTTAGTTTTACAATATCTTCCTAATAGCTTTAGTTAGTTCGTGTTGAACTTCCATATGAATAGATTGGAAGCCACTCTTCCTGAACTTTTGAATATGCTAGACACAGTAAAGAGGTCCATCAGGAAAGATAAGGGATCATTGcttcttgtttcttcttccAAGGCTCATACGAAGCAACAGAAGAAGAAAGCCCAAAAAGGGAAGAAGGTAAAATCCCAAAATGAGAAGGCCTTGAGGCTTAAGGGAGGTGTCAAAAAggataaagaaaagaatatttgcCATCATTGTGGCAAACTTAGACATTGGAGGAGGAATTGCAAGGAGTACCTAACTACtatgagcaagaaaaagaatctTATTAAAGTTTCTGATTCAGGTACCATTTGCTAAATAATTctactttatatattaaagGTATAAGATACCTTAAAGTTGGTTCTCATAAGTTTGACATATTGCAGGGACCAAAGATAAAGATGAGTAGGATCTTGGCTAAGGAGGTGACCACATGGATTGACTACCTAAAGCATTAGATGCTACATTGGATGGTTATACTCCTATTTATATTGACATGTTggataatttatttagatgtttttgaaacattaaatATGTGATTGCCATGGGAATGGTTGGTGAAACATTTGTCTTTAGCATTTGGCTGTGGAAGCTTATATGTTTCAAGTTTGAATAATTatttagaataattatgtcatatttaattatccTAGCTTCATGTTTATCTTTGCAATgatatttgatcaattatgaaatatgttcAATTGATCAAAAGATTGAATATTGATTCATATAAAATGGAACTTTCTTAAGAGCAAAACATACAGATACATTttcaagaaagaaagcaacTTCATATTGCAATATGATTTGGTCCATATCTTTCCAACATAAAAGCCCATTATGATATTCCAAATCAATATGATTACAAGCATACATTGAGATGTATATACATCATGGGATGTTTAaaagagtttgaatattaCTTTCCCAAAGGATCTTGGATTTAGTGGGAGCCTAATGacaataaaaggtttaaagGGCCAAATGGCATAACATAAAGTGACacatgcatatgatgcatacAACATAGTCTAGTTGGAATGGTCCCAAGAAGCAAAAGGGACCATACgtgtatataaataaagtcatATACATCCTATTATAAAGGGCTCAAATAGGAAGATATTTAGATCACTAGTTCATGGAACTAAAAAAGGGTTCTGAACATTGTTAATGTAACATTGGAGCCATAATAGTAGAACCTGGGTCTCATTGGATCTAGATATAGTAATATGACATGATGTGATGCATGGACATCATGAAGATAGATAAAAGCAATTAACCACATTAAAGGGCACAAGCGAGTCTACATGAAGACACGATTACTAGATGGATTTCAATCCACATACGATGAGGTAGCAATTGGCTTTGCGCTAATGGGagatgttgggatgagccctgcAGCCAATTAGGATtagttaaggcttgattctaATCATACaacaacatcattcatgttgaatgattaaatgtttttcttcatcaataagacaccaattataacaagttataagtctaattggatgaagtccatgagattaatatgcttTACAAAGGAACTataatgggttgcagttatgagattcttatgctttaaagcataatctcaaaatgttcttgGTAAATGTATCATTGaaactggacatcaatgatacttaGAGACTAGCACATTCAATGTTCTTTACTTAGGAAGTAAGCAACCGATCTCAtagttgaagtatagagatactttgAAACTGAaatataggtgcttgcctaagagaacaagttcactgaacatgaaccgccatgagaagtgcatttggtatttcactcaattgtctatgcaatacttctcatgatgtcagttgtgtaaatactctcTAGACTTAAGACACCAAGTTGTCTTTTATATGGTGTGCTACATATTTGATCATATCCCTATGGGTCCTACTAAGGATGCCtaaacaggatgct includes these proteins:
- the LOC108663972 gene encoding uncharacterized protein LOC108663972, which translates into the protein MLDTVKRSIRKDKGSLLLVSSSKAHTKQQKKKAQKGKKVKSQNEKALRLKGGVKKDKEKNICHHCGKLRHWRRNCKEYLTTMSKKKNLIKVSDSGTKDKDE